A stretch of the Gracilinanus agilis isolate LMUSP501 chromosome 4, AgileGrace, whole genome shotgun sequence genome encodes the following:
- the PYCR1 gene encoding pyrroline-5-carboxylate reductase 1, mitochondrial isoform X2 has protein sequence MSVGFIGAGQLAFALAKGFTSAGILASHKIMASSPAMDLPTVSALRKIGVNLTPNNKETVYHSDVLFLAVKPHIIPFILDEIAADIEDRHIIISCAAGVTINSIEKKLTAFQPAPKVIRCMTNTPVIVREGATVYATGTHAQVEDGKLLEQLMSSVGFCTEVEEDLIDAVTGLSGSGPAYGAAKMLLESEQHPGQLKDNVCSPGGATIHALHFLESGGFRSLLINAVEASCIRTRELQSMADQEKISPAAIKKTLLDKVKLDSPTASTKSSSNLVKLLVHSQAPGGKKD, from the exons ATGAGTGTGGGCTTCATTGGAGCTGGCCAACTGGCATTTGCCCTGGCTAAAGGCTTCACATCAGCAG GCATCCTGGCCTCCCACAAGATAATGGCCAGCTCACCAGCTATGGACCTGCCAACAGTCTCTGCACTCAGG AAGATAGGTGTAAACCTGACCCCCAACAACAAGGAGACAGTATACCACAGTGATGTACTTTTCTTGGCTGTGAAGCCTCATATCATTCCCTTCATCCTGGATGAGATTGCAGCTGATATCGAGGACAGGCACATTATAATCTCTTGTGCAGCTGGTGTCACAATTAACTCCATTGAGAAG AAACTGACAGCATTCCAGCCGGCCCCTAAAGTTATCCGTTGTATGACCAACACCCCTGTGATAGTTCGGGAGGGGGCCACAGTTTATGCTACAGGAACCCATGCCCAGGTGGAGGATGGGAAACTCTTGGAACAGCTAATGAGCAGTGTGGGTTTCTGCACAGAGGTAGAAGAGGACCTTATTGATGCTGTTACTGGCCTTAGTGGTAGCGGACCTGCCTAT GGAGCTGCCAAGATGCTCTTGGAATCAGAACAGCACCCCGGACAGCTCAAGGACAATGTTTGCTCTCCTGGGGGAGCCACTATCCATGCCTTGCACTTCTTAGAAAGTGGTGGTTTCCGCTCCCTCCTCATCAATGCTGTGGAAGCTTCCTGCATCCGTACCCG AGAGCTTCAGTCCATGGCTGATCAAGAGAAGATCTCTCCAGCTGCCATCAAGAAAACTTTACTGGATAAAGTGAAGTTGGACTCCCCTACTGCTTCCACAAAGTCATCCTCCAATCTTGTCAAGCTTCTAGTTCATAGCCAGGCCCCTGGAGGCAAGAAAGACTGA
- the PYCR1 gene encoding pyrroline-5-carboxylate reductase 1, mitochondrial isoform X3: MSVGFIGAGQLAFALAKGFTSAGILASHKIMASSPAMDLPTVSALRKIGVNLTPNNKETVYHSDVLFLAVKPHIIPFILDEIAADIEDRHIIISCAAGVTINSIEKAFTALDALADGGVKMGLPRRLAVHLGAQALLGAAKMLLESEQHPGQLKDNVCSPGGATIHALHFLESGGFRSLLINAVEASCIRTRELQSMADQEKISPAAIKKTLLDKVKLDSPTASTKSSSNLVKLLVHSQAPGGKKD, translated from the exons ATGAGTGTGGGCTTCATTGGAGCTGGCCAACTGGCATTTGCCCTGGCTAAAGGCTTCACATCAGCAG GCATCCTGGCCTCCCACAAGATAATGGCCAGCTCACCAGCTATGGACCTGCCAACAGTCTCTGCACTCAGG AAGATAGGTGTAAACCTGACCCCCAACAACAAGGAGACAGTATACCACAGTGATGTACTTTTCTTGGCTGTGAAGCCTCATATCATTCCCTTCATCCTGGATGAGATTGCAGCTGATATCGAGGACAGGCACATTATAATCTCTTGTGCAGCTGGTGTCACAATTAACTCCATTGAGAAG GCATTCACAGCTTTGGATGCATTGGCAGATGGTGGGGTGAAGATGGGGCTACCTCGGAGGTTGGCAGTCCATCTGGGGGCTCAGGCTTTACTG GGAGCTGCCAAGATGCTCTTGGAATCAGAACAGCACCCCGGACAGCTCAAGGACAATGTTTGCTCTCCTGGGGGAGCCACTATCCATGCCTTGCACTTCTTAGAAAGTGGTGGTTTCCGCTCCCTCCTCATCAATGCTGTGGAAGCTTCCTGCATCCGTACCCG AGAGCTTCAGTCCATGGCTGATCAAGAGAAGATCTCTCCAGCTGCCATCAAGAAAACTTTACTGGATAAAGTGAAGTTGGACTCCCCTACTGCTTCCACAAAGTCATCCTCCAATCTTGTCAAGCTTCTAGTTCATAGCCAGGCCCCTGGAGGCAAGAAAGACTGA
- the PYCR1 gene encoding pyrroline-5-carboxylate reductase 1, mitochondrial isoform X1: MSVGFIGAGQLAFALAKGFTSAGILASHKIMASSPAMDLPTVSALRKIGVNLTPNNKETVYHSDVLFLAVKPHIIPFILDEIAADIEDRHIIISCAAGVTINSIEKKLTAFQPAPKVIRCMTNTPVIVREGATVYATGTHAQVEDGKLLEQLMSSVGFCTEVEEDLIDAVTGLSGSGPAYAFTALDALADGGVKMGLPRRLAVHLGAQALLGAAKMLLESEQHPGQLKDNVCSPGGATIHALHFLESGGFRSLLINAVEASCIRTRELQSMADQEKISPAAIKKTLLDKVKLDSPTASTKSSSNLVKLLVHSQAPGGKKD; this comes from the exons ATGAGTGTGGGCTTCATTGGAGCTGGCCAACTGGCATTTGCCCTGGCTAAAGGCTTCACATCAGCAG GCATCCTGGCCTCCCACAAGATAATGGCCAGCTCACCAGCTATGGACCTGCCAACAGTCTCTGCACTCAGG AAGATAGGTGTAAACCTGACCCCCAACAACAAGGAGACAGTATACCACAGTGATGTACTTTTCTTGGCTGTGAAGCCTCATATCATTCCCTTCATCCTGGATGAGATTGCAGCTGATATCGAGGACAGGCACATTATAATCTCTTGTGCAGCTGGTGTCACAATTAACTCCATTGAGAAG AAACTGACAGCATTCCAGCCGGCCCCTAAAGTTATCCGTTGTATGACCAACACCCCTGTGATAGTTCGGGAGGGGGCCACAGTTTATGCTACAGGAACCCATGCCCAGGTGGAGGATGGGAAACTCTTGGAACAGCTAATGAGCAGTGTGGGTTTCTGCACAGAGGTAGAAGAGGACCTTATTGATGCTGTTACTGGCCTTAGTGGTAGCGGACCTGCCTAT GCATTCACAGCTTTGGATGCATTGGCAGATGGTGGGGTGAAGATGGGGCTACCTCGGAGGTTGGCAGTCCATCTGGGGGCTCAGGCTTTACTG GGAGCTGCCAAGATGCTCTTGGAATCAGAACAGCACCCCGGACAGCTCAAGGACAATGTTTGCTCTCCTGGGGGAGCCACTATCCATGCCTTGCACTTCTTAGAAAGTGGTGGTTTCCGCTCCCTCCTCATCAATGCTGTGGAAGCTTCCTGCATCCGTACCCG AGAGCTTCAGTCCATGGCTGATCAAGAGAAGATCTCTCCAGCTGCCATCAAGAAAACTTTACTGGATAAAGTGAAGTTGGACTCCCCTACTGCTTCCACAAAGTCATCCTCCAATCTTGTCAAGCTTCTAGTTCATAGCCAGGCCCCTGGAGGCAAGAAAGACTGA